A stretch of Mus musculus strain C57BL/6J chromosome 19, GRCm38.p6 C57BL/6J DNA encodes these proteins:
- the Neurl1a gene encoding E3 ubiquitin-protein ligase NEURL1 isoform 1 (isoform 1 is encoded by transcript variant 1), with protein sequence MGNNFSSVSSLQRGNPSRASRGHPQNLKDSIGGSFPVPSHRCHHKQKHCPPTLSGGGLPATPLLFHPHTKGSQILMDLSHKAVKRQASFCNAITFSNRPVLIYEQVRLKITKKQCCWSGALRLGFTSKDPSRIHPDSLPKYACPDLVSQSGFWAKALPEEFANEGNIIAFWVDKKGRVFYRINESAAMLFFSGVRTVDPLWALVDVYGLTRGVQLLDSELVLPDCLRPRSFTALRRPSLRCEADEARLSVSLCDLNVPGADGDDGAPPAGCPIPQNSLNSQHSRALPAQLDGDLRFHALRAGAHVRILDEQTVARLEHGRDERALVFTSRPVRVAETIFIKVTRSGGGRAGALSFGVTTCDPGTLRPADLPFSPEALVDRKEFWAVCRVPGPLHSGDILGLVVNADGELHLSHNGAAAGMQLCVDASQPLWMLFSLHGAITQVRILGSTIMTERGGPSLPCSPASTPTSPSALGIRLSDPLLSTCGSGPLGGSAGGTAPNSPVSLPESPVTPGLGQWSDECTICYEHAVDTVIYTCGHMCLCYSCGLRLKKALHACCPICRRPIKDIIKTYRSS encoded by the exons ACTCCATCGGGGGCTCCTTCCCGGTGCCCTCTCACCGATGCCATCACAAGCAGAAGCATTGCCCGCCTACGCTGTCAGGTGGGGGGCTCCCGGCCACGCCGCTGCTCTTCCATCCCCACACTAAGGGCTCCCAGATCCTCATGGACCTCAGCCACAAGGCCGTCAAGAGGCAGGCCAGCTTTTGCAATGCCATCACCTTCAGTAACCGCCCGGTGCTCATCTACGAGCAAGTCAGGCTGAAG ATCACCAAGAAGCAATGCTGCTGGAGCGGGGCCCTGCGACTTGGCTTCACCAGCAAGGACCCTTCCCGCATCCACCCCGACTCGCTGCCCAAGTACGCCTGCCCTGACCTGGTGTCTCAGAGTGGCTTCTGGGCCAAAGCATTGCCTGAGGAGTTTGCCAACGAGGGCAACATCATTGCCTTCTGGGTGGACAAGAAGGGCCGCGTCTTCTACCGGATCAATGAGTCAGCTGCTATGCTTTTCTTCAGTGGGGTCCGGACGGTGGACCCGCTCTGGGCCCTGGTGGACGTCTACGGCCTCACGCGGGGTGTCCAGCTGCTAG ACAGCGAGCTGGTGCTGCCCGACTGCCTGCGGCCGCGCTCCTTCACCGCGCTGCGGCGGCCGTCGCTGCGGTGCGAGGCGGATGAGGCGCGCCTGTCGGTGAGCCTGTGCGACCTCAACGTGCCGGGAGCCGACGGCGACGACGGCGCACCGCCTGCCGGCTGCCCGATCCCGCAGAACTCGCTCAATTCTCAGCACAGCCGCGCGCTGCCGGCGCAGCTCGACGGCGACCTGCGCTTCCACGCGCTTCGCGCCGGCGCGCACGTCCGCATCCTGGACGAGCAGACGGTGGCGCGCCTGGAGCACGGGCGCGACGAGCGCGCGCTCGTCTTCACCAGCCGGCCTGTGCGCGTGGCCGAGACCATCTTCATCAAGGTCACGCGCTCGGGCGGGGGGCGAGCGGGCGCGCTGTCCTTCGGGGTCACCACGTGTGACCCTGGCACGCTGCGGCCCGCCGACCTGCCCTTCAGCCCCGAGGCCCTGGTGGACCGCAAGGAGTTCTGGGCGGTGTGTCGCGTGCCCGGGCCTCTGCACAGCGGCGACATCCTGGGCCTGGTGGTCAACGCGGACGGAGAGCTGCACCTGAGTCACAACGGCGCGGCGGCCGGCATGCAGCTGTGCGTGGATGCCTCGCAGCCCCTCTGGATGCTCTTCAGCCTGCATGGCGCCATCACGCAGGTCCGCATCCTCG GCTCCACCATCATGACTGAACGGGGTGGCCCATCTCTCCCCTGCTCACCTGCCTCCACTCCAACCTCACCCAGTGCCCTGGGCATCCGCCTCTCTGACCCCCTGCTCAGCACCTGCGGTTCTGGGCCCCTAGGTGGCTCTGCTGGAG GGACAGCCCCCAACTCACCTGTGAGCCTGCCCGAGTCACCGGTGACCCCAGGTCTGGGCCAGTGGAGTGATGAATGCACCATTTGCTATGAACACGCAGTGGACACAGTCATCTACACGTGTGGCCACATGTGCCTGTGCTACTCCTGTGGCCTGCGCCTCAAGAAGGCCCTGCACGCCTGCTGCCCCATCTGCCGTCGCCCCATCAAGGACATCATCAAGACCTACCGCAGCTCCTAG
- the Neurl1a gene encoding E3 ubiquitin-protein ligase NEURL1 isoform 2 (isoform 2 is encoded by transcript variant 2), with translation MGGQITRNTIHDSIGGSFPVPSHRCHHKQKHCPPTLSGGGLPATPLLFHPHTKGSQILMDLSHKAVKRQASFCNAITFSNRPVLIYEQVRLKITKKQCCWSGALRLGFTSKDPSRIHPDSLPKYACPDLVSQSGFWAKALPEEFANEGNIIAFWVDKKGRVFYRINESAAMLFFSGVRTVDPLWALVDVYGLTRGVQLLDSELVLPDCLRPRSFTALRRPSLRCEADEARLSVSLCDLNVPGADGDDGAPPAGCPIPQNSLNSQHSRALPAQLDGDLRFHALRAGAHVRILDEQTVARLEHGRDERALVFTSRPVRVAETIFIKVTRSGGGRAGALSFGVTTCDPGTLRPADLPFSPEALVDRKEFWAVCRVPGPLHSGDILGLVVNADGELHLSHNGAAAGMQLCVDASQPLWMLFSLHGAITQVRILGSTIMTERGGPSLPCSPASTPTSPSALGIRLSDPLLSTCGSGPLGGSAGGTAPNSPVSLPESPVTPGLGQWSDECTICYEHAVDTVIYTCGHMCLCYSCGLRLKKALHACCPICRRPIKDIIKTYRSS, from the exons ACTCCATCGGGGGCTCCTTCCCGGTGCCCTCTCACCGATGCCATCACAAGCAGAAGCATTGCCCGCCTACGCTGTCAGGTGGGGGGCTCCCGGCCACGCCGCTGCTCTTCCATCCCCACACTAAGGGCTCCCAGATCCTCATGGACCTCAGCCACAAGGCCGTCAAGAGGCAGGCCAGCTTTTGCAATGCCATCACCTTCAGTAACCGCCCGGTGCTCATCTACGAGCAAGTCAGGCTGAAG ATCACCAAGAAGCAATGCTGCTGGAGCGGGGCCCTGCGACTTGGCTTCACCAGCAAGGACCCTTCCCGCATCCACCCCGACTCGCTGCCCAAGTACGCCTGCCCTGACCTGGTGTCTCAGAGTGGCTTCTGGGCCAAAGCATTGCCTGAGGAGTTTGCCAACGAGGGCAACATCATTGCCTTCTGGGTGGACAAGAAGGGCCGCGTCTTCTACCGGATCAATGAGTCAGCTGCTATGCTTTTCTTCAGTGGGGTCCGGACGGTGGACCCGCTCTGGGCCCTGGTGGACGTCTACGGCCTCACGCGGGGTGTCCAGCTGCTAG ACAGCGAGCTGGTGCTGCCCGACTGCCTGCGGCCGCGCTCCTTCACCGCGCTGCGGCGGCCGTCGCTGCGGTGCGAGGCGGATGAGGCGCGCCTGTCGGTGAGCCTGTGCGACCTCAACGTGCCGGGAGCCGACGGCGACGACGGCGCACCGCCTGCCGGCTGCCCGATCCCGCAGAACTCGCTCAATTCTCAGCACAGCCGCGCGCTGCCGGCGCAGCTCGACGGCGACCTGCGCTTCCACGCGCTTCGCGCCGGCGCGCACGTCCGCATCCTGGACGAGCAGACGGTGGCGCGCCTGGAGCACGGGCGCGACGAGCGCGCGCTCGTCTTCACCAGCCGGCCTGTGCGCGTGGCCGAGACCATCTTCATCAAGGTCACGCGCTCGGGCGGGGGGCGAGCGGGCGCGCTGTCCTTCGGGGTCACCACGTGTGACCCTGGCACGCTGCGGCCCGCCGACCTGCCCTTCAGCCCCGAGGCCCTGGTGGACCGCAAGGAGTTCTGGGCGGTGTGTCGCGTGCCCGGGCCTCTGCACAGCGGCGACATCCTGGGCCTGGTGGTCAACGCGGACGGAGAGCTGCACCTGAGTCACAACGGCGCGGCGGCCGGCATGCAGCTGTGCGTGGATGCCTCGCAGCCCCTCTGGATGCTCTTCAGCCTGCATGGCGCCATCACGCAGGTCCGCATCCTCG GCTCCACCATCATGACTGAACGGGGTGGCCCATCTCTCCCCTGCTCACCTGCCTCCACTCCAACCTCACCCAGTGCCCTGGGCATCCGCCTCTCTGACCCCCTGCTCAGCACCTGCGGTTCTGGGCCCCTAGGTGGCTCTGCTGGAG GGACAGCCCCCAACTCACCTGTGAGCCTGCCCGAGTCACCGGTGACCCCAGGTCTGGGCCAGTGGAGTGATGAATGCACCATTTGCTATGAACACGCAGTGGACACAGTCATCTACACGTGTGGCCACATGTGCCTGTGCTACTCCTGTGGCCTGCGCCTCAAGAAGGCCCTGCACGCCTGCTGCCCCATCTGCCGTCGCCCCATCAAGGACATCATCAAGACCTACCGCAGCTCCTAG